The Coffea arabica cultivar ET-39 chromosome 10e, Coffea Arabica ET-39 HiFi, whole genome shotgun sequence region ACAGTTTCCATtcgtccattcaaatggcaccatatgaagctctctacggacggaaGTGTCGTTCGCccatttattgggatgaagtaggggaaaagaaagctctagatccaacaaccattccttggatggaggagGCACAAGAGAAGGTTAAATTGATCcgtcaaagactccaaacagctcaaagccgacaaaagagctacgcagataatcgaaggaaagatttggagttcgaagttggagaccgtgttttccttAAAATCACACCACTACGAAGCGTCActgcgggtagaggaaagaaacttcaaccacgaTTCGTGGGGCCTTACAAAATTCTCCAACGAGTTGGGAAGGTAGCGTACCGACTCGAGTTGCCGCCAAGTTTATCTCGGATTCATGACGTCTTCCATGTTTCGATGCTGAAAAAATACTATCCTGATCCAACCCACGTTGTGCGACCAGAGGAGATTGAGTTAGATGAGGCACTTACTTACGAAGAGAGACCTgtacaagtactcgatcgaaggaTTAAGGAATTGAGGAATAAGCAAATTCCATTGGTAAAGgttttgtggagaaatcatggaatagaagaggcaacttgggagttggaggaagagatgcaaaagaaataccctgagctatttagtaacccaggtgagcaatttcgagggcgaaattctttaagggggagagagtgtgagaacccagaaaaaaaaaaattttttttatttttttatttattattttattcctgtgcacccgttttcttttaatttctttattatattacttttatcaacattttatcagtaaatatagttcttaaatcatttttctagtataaggtagttcgtgagaaTTTTGGAACGTCTTTTGGTCgcgggacccactagtgcattaagtgagagaaatttgaccaattaggttaaatttttgCGTAAAGAAATTTTGTTACTAGGTattaggagataattggaggttttCTAGATGGATTAGCCATGAGGGACAAGAAGATAGCTCTAGCAAAAATAATGCGCCAAGTGTCAAATTGTTGTTGGACTAAACTTGCCtaactttgcctaactttctttaacTTGAATAAAagaccaaaaattgaccaaatcatcttcatttcagccttgtcttggccgaacctctctagcaagcaaaggaaaaaattcttcaaccttccatcttctaatcttgctcaaatcttgaaaactagccgtttgtttcttgaattagtccataaaaACATCTTGCTAAGggtctttgaagaacttggtggtgttgttttggaagaaaacctcacaagctacaacctttcttgaagaactaaggtatcttgcttggaactcatcttttgttataaattttggccaattggtgccttatagtagctatttACGCGATTTttcggaagatttggtggattggagtgaagtttcctaattttctgatttttctggatttttttctggaattttctgttttcctatgatggatatgattgAGCTTGAATTGGTGGTTCTAAATGGTATTAAATAGttctcttgtgcgttaattgtggttaattgcggaaaatttccgcttgtgcggaaaatttcagatttagggtttcaaattggggGTTTTCTATTGTTGATTGTTGaacttctaattggctataattgaaGGGTATTATGACCCTACTGATGCATATGGAATGGCTTATatattgtttgggtgcttgtggttgtgttggatggcTTTTATTGGttgtcttgtaggttggaaaagctgaaatcttaggggaaatgctgtccaagtgTCTAGGGTATTGGATTCTTATGTGTTGGGTTGAGATTTGATAGAAGTGAATAATCTTAGGGTTTAtttctacttttaaccctacatgttatgtatttttcatttccaagctatatttgggtcTTGCCTTAATAGTTCCTAGAAAAAGGTATTCGACTTGTGTTTGCGTTTtcattgtactttcttgattgttatagggcgtgccggtgatccgaggctcacgtcgggcgaaaacttgtgaaatttctttgttgaacttggtgagtgtactactcacatgtttgttattccgtggctttcttgtacttgaattctgtggtttggactagttgtgatgattgtttgagctaggtgaggcgagggtgtactttaccactctcgtactctctagCCTCCTTGACTGGTTATTATACTAAGCTTACTTGACTGTTTATGatattacttgaatattattgaCTATACTGGATTTGGTATCGCTTGGATACCAACTTTACTGTTCactctgagctctacctcattggaagtcaatggactcgagccagtaaggacttggtcggggacatttgacaagccatggggactgtatttgggaatctttgggtatgagacccttgattccggtatactcgagtaataccaattctgtactgtttggtgttcgggcccggtaaggggaaagtgaggtggatggataattggagtaaagaggagtctacggtcatgattacctggtatacattgacggagagtcaatgagatgagatcaagcatggcaaaagaggaaaagggctcttgagagccatccgtatccttttattccctACACTTGGGTGTTGTTGATTTTACTTACTTGACGTGCGTATTTGGACTGAatattcttgtgtttatgtgatcctggtatattttggtgatggtacctcattgggcgaaagctcactccgtgaattttgttttccttacagggatttaccttttggacttttgagtttgaagatgagttgagtagagctagttgagagattttgtatagctcctcaatagttggcaacttgattgtacttggatttacatgtttccttttggcttgtaatcATACAAATGTGGTTGGTAACAGTGTGTGGGTATTCATGTTCCATGTATTCtacttggcttgtatatatattccTTTCCGGGATTGTAAGCAGTTATTTGCATTTGATTGGGTGCTGGctgattgtgacgtggcagtcactattcactTTACGTTTTAACTTTTGTTTTCCGTTTCTTGATTGATGGTTGGGTTAAGCGCGTTAGTAGTTTCCCGAACGACTTGAATTAATGTTTTaccgttttagtagtcctggcgagagctgggcaggcagtccgctaacccctttggtacgccttaggggaaggtggggctgtcacaggtggtatcagagcctaggttagaattACCCTGGGCGAACCTAAAACCTGGTCCTTCGAACTTTTGGGATTGCTTTTAGACGCCATTAAGTGTGAATATATTGTCTAAGCTATAAACCTTTGTTATCTTTGTAGGTTATGGCTGGCACTAGTGGAGCGGGCGGAGACGAGCCACCTCAGAGGCGCCCACGGGTTATCGACTTCCAGGAGAGGCCAGGAGGTCCGATCCGGCTGTGGTATACCGCTAGCCGGACCCGCCGCTGTAGGCGTTGCCAGTTTTACTCTTACGCGGACCACGTGGTTGTGGCAGTGCTTGCTGAGCGACGGAGGCTTAGATGTGCCGCCGCCAGGGAGCGCACTGAGACCCTTAGACTTAGGGGCATCACGCGGATGCAGGCCGATAGGATTGGGGAGCTCCAGGGGGACGTGGCCATGGAGCAGGAGAGGACGAACGCTCTGAGAGAGCAGTTGCAGGTGGTTAACGACCGCCTCACTAGGGTAGTCCGGGAGGTGAGAGACCGGTCTGGCGCTATTATCGATGAGTGTGGGGCACTCATCCAGGGAGTGATTGGCGCTAATGCGCCAGGGGGAGTTCCAGGTGGCGGAGCTCCAGGTCAGGGAGGCGCCCCTAGCTCTAGCTCTGGGGGGGAGTCGGTTGGCTCCGTCGAggactagattagggttttgagcctTGTTTTGATCCCGTGTGAGGGATACCTAGGAAAAGCTTTTGGTTAGCTATTTTGTACCTTTTGTACCTTTTGGGGCCTAGGTTGTACAGTGTATGTTGACAGACCCTCTTTTGGCTTCACGGGAGtacttttgtatatatttgcttGACTGCTCATGTATGACTGTTTGTCACAGTTATGTGTTCTGTGTATAACTGTTCTATGTGTATACATATCTTACGTGTTGTTTATTTTTGGTTCTTCGATCATGCTTATGTGACTATATTTATATGcacttttaatattattttgtaCCTCGACTTTAGAGTGACATTAGAgtaatggaaggcactcgtagtggacgaggccgcggGCGCGGGGTTAGGCAACCCACAACTGACGAGGGTACTAGGGATACCACGActgaaccaaatcctgaacctagggttgaccctaatgcccaaatagctgctgctatgcagcaaatgaccgaCTTGTTAGCCCACGTAGTGCAACAGCAGGGCCAACCTCCTATCCAGCAACCTGGGAACCCTGGCCATGTAGTAGAGAGTGAAGATCGGGCCctagagagatttcagaagttctctccaccaaaatttttgggcgggccagatccggacgtggccgaaaaatggttagagaaaatgatagatattTTCGCCGCCCTACACTATTCAGAGGAGAGGCAGGTTACTTTCGCTGTCTTCCAATTGGAAGGGGCCgcgcgttcttggtggaacgtgatacgaATGAAGTGGGACCGGGAACAAACCCCAAGAACATGGGTAAACTTTGTGAGGGACTTCAATGCGAAATACTTTCCCCCTCTAGTccaggaaaagaaggaggacgagttcattagaCTCCGTCAGGGGACGCAATCGGTGgctgagtacgagagccagtttactcgTTTATCTAAGTTCGCCCCTGAACTCATTCTAACGGAGCAAAGGAGAGTTCGGCGTTTTATtcaagggctcaatgtggaaattcaaaaggatctggcggtagcccagatCAATATCTTTAGTGACGCCGTGGAGAAAGCTTTGCGAGTTGAAAATGCCAGGCTTCAAGTAAGGAACTTTCAGGTGAAAAAACGGGGGTTCTCTGCGAGTAGTTCGACCCAAGGGGATAAAgggacccctcccaagtttggaagaggAGCCGGGGGAGGAAGGCAACCGGGAATGACACGAGGGACTCCGCCGAGGGGTGGTCACAATGGACGGGGCCCGCAGAGAAGCGTCTCACAAGGAAGTTCGGCCTCAGTTGCACGTGGACCCTGTGGATTTTGTGGGAAACCAAACCACACTGAGGACAACTGttggaggaaagaaaggaaatgctTGCGCTGCGGGAGTGCGGAGCATCAAATAGCTAACTGTCCGGTGTTACCTCGGGAGGCTAGAGTAACCACCCAGTCGTCGAAGGCTAACTCGGGACAGTCCAAGGTAGAAGGGACAAAGCCAAAGGTGCCAGCTCGGGTTTACTCCCTTGAGCAACAACAAGTCCCTGATTCCTCTGgggttgtagaaggtacgatccctgtttttcatcgtctagctaggattttgatcgaccctggtgctacccattcctttgttaaccccaaTTTTATGTGCGGCATTGATATAACCCCTGTTAGCTtgccttatgacttagaagttagtactcctacgggggaccaacgtttgattactggtttgatGTATACAAATTGCgaaatttgggtaggagagaggaagctTTTGGGGAATCTTATCAGTTTagctattaaggggtacgacgttatattgggtatggactggctagctaaGTACGATGCACAACTTGATTGTAAGAGAAAAATAGTGGAATTTCGTATACCGGGGGAGGCAACCGTAAGGCTCGATATAAGGGGtagtttagcctcatctgcattgaTTTCGGGTATTCAGGCTAGGAAATTTCTGTATAAAGGGGCCCAAgggttcctagcttttcttataAACACTCCTACTGATAAGTTGAGGGTTGAAGATGTGCCTGTAGTAAGTGAGtatccggatgtgtttcctgatgaattagtaactttacctccggagagagagatagagtttaagattgacCTGTTACCGGGGAcatcacctatctctaagaccccctaccgaatggcacctgctgagctCAAGGAGTTGAAATTACAGTTGCAAGACCTGTTGGAGCGTGGGTTTATTCAGGAGAGTGGATCTCCGTGGGGGGCTCCGgtactatttgttaagaagaaggatggaactTTAAGATTGTGTATCGATTATCGGGGATTAAACAatatgaccattaagaacaaatacccacttccccatatcgatgaactgtttgaccagttgcaaggcgCGGTGGTCTTTTCAAAGTTAGATCTCCGACAGGGTTACTATCAGTTGCTTATTAAGAAAGAAGATGTACTCAAGACTGctttcaattctagatatgggcattttgagtttgcagtcatgccctttgggttgaccaatgcccctgccgcctttatggatttgatgcatcgggttttcaaaccctacctggaccgatttgttgtcgtgtttattgatgacattttggtctattctAAAACCCGTGAGGAACATGAGCAGCATTTGAAGTTAGTGTTACAAACTCTGAGAGATCATCGGCTAtacgccaaatttagtaagtgtgaattttggttggagaaaatctctttcttggGACATGTGATTTCAAAAGAAGGTATTACAGTGGATCCCGTGAAAGTAGAGGCAGTGGCtgaatggaagaggccagaaaaccccactGAGATTCGcagtttcttagggttggctgggtactatagacgctttattaaagacttttccaaactggccgGCCCTTTAACCGATCTAACGAAGAAAAATAGCCGTTTTGTGTGGGATACTAGGTGTGAAaccagttttcaggagttgaaacgAAGATTAACCGTGGCTCCTGTTTTGGCCTTGCCTAATGGGAAGGACAGTTTTAccgtttataccgatgcttcgagGGAAGGCTTGGGGTGCGTATTGATGCAGAACAAGAACGTGATTgcctttgcctctaggaaactaaaaacccatgaacaaaactaccctacccatgacttggagttagctgctgtggtctttgctctgaaaaagtggagacactatctctACGGGGttacctttgaggtttattcagaccataagagtcttaaataccttttctcccaaaaagagttgaatatgaggcaacgccggtggatggaactcttagaagattatgactgcacgatcaactaccatcccGGTAAGGCTAACGTAGTAGCGGACGCCTTAAGTCGGAAggctcaagtagcagggttaatggtCAAGGAGTGGGAAATGTTAGGAGCAGCTAGCGAGTGGAACCCTAGACTGGGAGGCAAACAAATAACTTTTGGGAATATTCGGGTGACATCTACTATTCTCGATCGAATTAAAGAAGCCCAAGAGAAGGATCcgatggtacaaaagtggaaggaaaATGTGGAAAAGGAAGCACTACCTGACTTCAATTTGGGTCCTGAGGGGATTTTAAGGTATAGGAACCGAGTAGTGGTAGCCAATGATGAAAacctgaaaagagaaattttagaggaagcccatcgatcgaaatacacgatccatcctggtagtaataagatgtaccaagacttgcgacggttgtactggtgggataagatgaagagggagattgctcaatatatccaaacctgtctgatttgccagcaagtcaaggctgaacaccaaaaaccctctggactgttacaacctcttgagatacccgaatggaagtgggaaaatatcacgatggactttgtttctggactgccaagaactcaaaaaggacatgatgccgtttgggtgatcgttgatcggttaaccaaatcggcccatttcttacctGTGAATGTGAAGGATTCCATGGATAAGCTGGCTCGATTGTACctgaatgaaattgtgaggttGCATGGGGttccagtgagtatagtttcagaccgagatcctcgttttgtatcgcggttttggcaaaagtttcaggagaACTTGGGGACCAAAATCAaccttagtaccacttatcacccccagacggatggacagtcagagcgaaccattcaaaccctcgaggatatgttacggacttgtattctggattttgggggtaattggGGTCAACATATGACTTTGGTAGAGTTTGCCTACAATAACAGTTTCCATtcgtccattcaaatggcaccatatgaagctctctacggacggaaGTGTCGTTCGCccatttattgggatgaagtaggggaaaagaaagctctagatccaacaaccattccttggatggaggagGCACAAGAGAAGGTTAAATTGATCcgtcaaagactccaaacagctcaaagccgacaaaagagctacgcagataatcgaaggaaagatttggagttcgaagttggagaccgtgttttccttAAAATTACACCACTACGAAGCGTCActgcgggtagaggaaagaaacttcaaccacgaTTCGTGGGGCCTTACAAAATTCTCCAACGAGTTGGGAAGGTAGCGTACCGACTCGAGTTGCCGCCAAGTTTATCTCGGATTCATGACGTCTTCCATGTTTCGATGCTGAAAAAATACTATCCTGATCCAACCCACGTTGTGCGACCAGAGGAGATTGAGTTAGATGAGGCACTTACTTACGAAGAGAGACCTgtacaagtactcgatcgaaggaTTAAGGAATTGAGGAATAAGCAAATTCCATTGGTAAAGgt contains the following coding sequences:
- the LOC140015211 gene encoding uncharacterized protein, with product MIDIFAALHYSEERQVTFAVFQLEGAARSWWNVIRMKWDREQTPRTWVNFVRDFNAKYFPPLVQEKKEDEFIRLRQGTQSVAEYESQFTRLSKFAPELILTEQRRVRRFIQGLNVEIQKDLAVAQINIFSDAVEKALRVENARLQVRNFQVKKRGFSASSSTQGDKGTPPKFGRGAGGGRQPGMTRGTPPRGGHNGRGPQRSVSQGSSASVARGPCGFCGKPNHTEDNCWRKERKCLRCGSAEHQIANCPVLPREARVTTQSSKANSGQSKVEGTKPKVPARVYSLEQQQVPDSSGVVEGERKLLGNLISLAIKGYDVILGMDWLAKYDAQLDCKRKIVEFRIPGEATVRLDIRGSLASSALISGIQARKFLYKGAQGFLAFLINTPTDKLRVEDVPVTPYRMAPAELKELKLQLQDLLERGFIQESGSPWGAPIWAF